The Ignavibacteriota bacterium genome contains the following window.
ATATCCTTTAACATAATCCAATATGCTTCATCTTCATCTTCTACATATTTGATATACAATACAACCCTAAGGTTATTTCTAAGGTAATTGTAATTTGATACTTTTAATGATTGTTTTTCAAGACTATTTGATCTTTTTGATTTTTTTGAACTTTTAAGTTGAATTACAAATTCTAAGCCTTTAAATACAGAATCTTCAGCAATTTCAATATTTAAATCTTGACCATAGTCATTTTTTATTATGTTTACGTTCCATTCAGCAGGGAATTTACTCTTAAGAAAATTTATAGATTTATTTTCAAGTGTATGATTCTGATGCCTTCTAGGGTATTGTTTAGACATAAATTTTTATCACCTATAATCTAGATTATTTATTTAATTGTTTACAAATAAATTCATAATATATTCAAAATTCTTATCCCAATTTGTATTCTTTACAACAGCATTTCTGCAAGCACTCTTTATCTCTTGATTATTACGCATTAGTATTGCTAATTCTAGTTTATCAGTTAAATCTTTATCAAAATCCTCGAAAATAAATTGATGAGAATTTTCCGGTAAAAATCCTCTTATGCTAGGTCTGTCTGGTGCAACAGGAATCAATCCACAAGACATTGCTTCCAAAATTGCAGTTGAAATTCCTGAATTTTCACCTAAACTACTTTTATTAAGATTAATTGGATCAATGTAAATGTCTGCTATTGCTACATGTTTATGTAATTCATGATATGCTATTACATCTGCTAAAATTACATTATCAGAAAGATCAAGTTCGGATATTAAATTTCTTAAATATACATCCGATTCATTATCCCCTTTACCAATTATGTAATAAAAATTGGTATGTTTTTCAACTATATTTTTAACAGCATTTAAGATATTATCGTAATCAAACCACATACGTGCTGGTCGCAAAGTTGAAGCAATAATTGAATCATGGTTAAAATTATAAAAACTCTTAAATTCTTTTGAATTATCAGGTTTAAATCGGTTTACTTCAATCCCAAAGTGATGTATAAACTCCCAATTGCCAAAATTCCATCCTCTTTTATCAATCATAGGCTTATAATAATCAATATCATAAGAAATTATTTTATCAATCCTTTTGCAATATTGCCTTATTAGAAATTCATTATGAAAAATGAAACCTGGATTGGGGAATTTTGTTATATTATAGTCGTTACCTATAGTGATTACTACTTTCTTAATATTTTTCTTTACTCTATATATAACCGGACCAGAAAAAGCTAAATTTATGCCCAAAACTGCATCTATATTGTATTTACGTATTATTCTATTTATAAATAATGTTGAATATACAATTCTTATAAAGGAATTGATATAATCAAAATGTAGATTATTTCTATTTGCTAAAAACTTATTAACTCTTTCAAGAAAAGTGATTATATGAACACCGCTGTCAAATCTATTAATTCTATGATAATTATTAGATAATAAATAAACATTATCTCCATTATTAACAAATTGATTTGCAAATCTTGCTGTATGAACTGAACTATTTCCTAATACTAAAATATTCATATTACACTAAACACTTTTAGGTTTATAAATCCAATAACCCGAATTAGTTTCAAAAGCTAATTCATAATATGTATCCAAGTACTTGTTAAATCTTTTTGAATTTAAAGTTTGAACAAATATTTTTCTGGTGATAATATAATCACATAAATTAGGTTCGTATTCACCATCTTTATTCAATTTCTGTTTTAATAAACTTAACTTACCACTTGGAGTATGGTAACTGCCACTAACCCCATAAAGAAATTTATATTTGTTTCCATAATATAATATTTCAGGAAGTTGAGTAACATATATATTTGTATTATTATTTACCTTAACCGAATCTAAATATTTAATTACACCTGCCGTTGGACTTGTTGTTTGTACTTCCAAAAAATTAAATATTGAGAAAAAGAGCTTGTTAAATAATTCATAAGCTGATTTAAAAAAATTGCTAAAACTGCCAAACAATGTAGTTTCTGAC
Protein-coding sequences here:
- a CDS encoding DUF4365 domain-containing protein; its protein translation is MSKQYPRRHQNHTLENKSINFLKSKFPAEWNVNIIKNDYGQDLNIEIAEDSVFKGLEFVIQLKSSKKSKRSNSLEKQSLKVSNYNYLRNNLRVVLYIKYVEDEDEAYWIMLKDIPHPNQEKKTITIQFPRGNKVSLLNWDIIVGYVKEISHRKLNSVL
- a CDS encoding glycosyltransferase family 4 protein, with amino-acid sequence MNILVLGNSSVHTARFANQFVNNGDNVYLLSNNYHRINRFDSGVHIITFLERVNKFLANRNNLHFDYINSFIRIVYSTLFINRIIRKYNIDAVLGINLAFSGPVIYRVKKNIKKVVITIGNDYNITKFPNPGFIFHNEFLIRQYCKRIDKIISYDIDYYKPMIDKRGWNFGNWEFIHHFGIEVNRFKPDNSKEFKSFYNFNHDSIIASTLRPARMWFDYDNILNAVKNIVEKHTNFYYIIGKGDNESDVYLRNLISELDLSDNVILADVIAYHELHKHVAIADIYIDPINLNKSSLGENSGISTAILEAMSCGLIPVAPDRPSIRGFLPENSHQFIFEDFDKDLTDKLELAILMRNNQEIKSACRNAVVKNTNWDKNFEYIMNLFVNN